The proteins below come from a single Vicia villosa cultivar HV-30 ecotype Madison, WI unplaced genomic scaffold, Vvil1.0 ctg.001217F_1_1, whole genome shotgun sequence genomic window:
- the LOC131634079 gene encoding uncharacterized protein LOC131634079 — translation MEGGNRPEAERWLYTANKLLSARDLHGARSFAIRARESDPTFDASELLLAVIDVLLAGESRINDHHRDWYGILQIIRYSTNIDHIANQYRRLALLLDPNRNPFAFSGHAFSLVHDAWSVLSNTAKKAMYDSELRLLTTPTVPPQPQIQPRPAPQPVPQYQQPQHPQPTPKKNPRPRDGVGAGAGATEPIRQTPNRNPSEPAESTRQTRTASAAETEGNVSFWTLCPYCYVYYEYPKGYEECTLRCQSCRRGFHAVVIRSPPLNEIDASFCTWGFFPLGFSGDSKDVSGTSSNWNPVSPLFPCSLKGGSTSRKKNWAYYDEAATAAFIDISDPSDDDSDDGDWRGGAGKKRGSKSSNVTRRKIRKDSGNASGRETVERPRRSATGAAAGNVTEKNVGAVDASGAKAEASKKAAPGSSKKNVAVNMGKLDLNVECSNEAEEPSRGARDREGNATGNAEDNIEGIGFFEGLDEFLSSLPILNAVADDKVKDH, via the coding sequence ATGGAGGGTGGAAACCGACCTGAAGCTGAGCGATGGCTTTACACAGCCAACAAGCTTCTAAGCGCGCGTGATCTACACGGCGCACGTTCCTTCGCAATACGTGCACGAGAGTCCGACCCGACTTTCGATGCCTCCGAGCTTCTCCTAGCTGTGATCGATGTTCTGTTAGCCGGAGAATCGCGGATCAATGATCACCACCGTGATTGGTACGGGATCCTTCAAATCATCCGCTACTCCACCAATATCGATCACATCGCTAACCAGTATCGCCGCCTCGCTCTCCTCCTTGACCCGAACCGGAACCCGTTCGCTTTCTCCGGTCATGCTTTCTCTCTCGTTCATGATGCTTGGTCCGTTCTCTCCAATACGGCTAAGAAGGCTATGTACGATAGCGAGCTGCGGTTGCTCACTACACCAACTGTTCCGCCTCAGCCGCAGATTCAGCCTCGACCTGCTCCACAACCGGTGCCACAGTATCAGCAGCCTCAGCACCCTCAACCAACGCCGAAGAAAAATCCTAGACCGAGAGACGGCGTGGGTGCTGGTGCAGGTGCGACTGAACCGATTCGACAGACACCGAATCGGAACCCTAGCGAGCCTGCTGAGTCGACTCGGCAGACTCGGACTGCGAGTGCTGCTGAAACGGAAGGTAACGTTAGCTTCTGGACTTTGTGTCCTTACTGTTACGTTTATTATGAGTATCCGAAGGGGTATGAAGAGTGTACCCTGCGGTGCCAGAGTTGTCGGAGGGGGTTTCATGCGGTGGTGATACGTTCACCGCCGTTGAATGAGATAGATGCTTCGTTTTGCACTTGGGGATTTTTTCCGTTAGGGTTTTCTGGTGATTCTAAAGATGTGAGTGGGACTTCTTCCAATTGGAACCCGGTTTCTCCTCTGTTTCCTTGCTCCTTGAAAGGAGGATCGACGAGTAGGAAAAAAAATTGGGCTTACTATGATGAAGCGGCAACTGCGGCCTTCATCGATATTTCTGATCCGAGTGATGATGATTCTGATGATGGGGATTGGAGGGGTGGTGCTGGTAAGAAACGAGGGTCGAAGAGTTCGAACGTTACCAGGAGAAAGATTAGGAAAGATTCCGGTAATGCTAGTGGGAGAGAAACTGTGGAGAGACCTAGGAGGAGTGCTACTGGTGCTGCAGCAGGGAATGTGACTGAGAAGAATGTCGGTGCTGTTGATGCTTCTGGTGCAAAGGCAGAAGCTAGTAAGAAAGCTGCGCCGGGTAGTTCCAAAAAGAATGTGGCTGTAAACATGGGGAAGTTGGATTTGAATGTTGAGTGCAGTAACGAGGCGGAAGAGCCTTCCCGTGGAGCCCGTGACCGTGAAGGGAATGCAACTGGCAATGCTGAGGATAATATTGAAGGAATTGGGTTTTTTGAGGGTCTTGATGAGTTCCTCAGTAGCTTACCCATTCTTAATGCGGTGGCAGATGATAAGGTTAAGGATCATTAG
- the LOC131634060 gene encoding protein PELPK1-like, which translates to MASTKSFIAALLVVVTMSSMCLEARHLLQTTTQPNLPNIPTLPKPTTLPPLPSIPTLPQASLPPLPTNIPSLPKLTMPPLPSFPTNIPTIPSLNIPPLPAVTSLPNIPTSIPTTFPSIPSLSPPPSSTSSP; encoded by the coding sequence ATGGCCTCAACCAAATCCTTCATCGCAGCTTTACTTGTTGTTGTTACAATGTCAAGCATGTGCCTAGAAGCTCGCCATCTTTTGCAAACAACCACACAACCAAATTTGCCTAACATTCCAACTTTACCAAAACCAACAACATTGCCACCATTACCTTCGATTCCAACATTGCCTCAAGCAAGTCTTCCACCATTGCCTACTAACATTCCATCTCTTCCTAAGCTTACTATGCCACCACTTCCAAGCTTTCCTACAAATATTCCAACTATTCCATCTCTCAACATTCCACCATTGCCAGCAGTAACTTCACTTCCCAATATCCCCACCTCAATCCCAACCACTTTCCCTTCCATTCCATCTCTTTCCCCACCACCTTCTTCAACCTCTAGCCCTTAA
- the LOC131634061 gene encoding protein PELPK1-like, whose product MASTKSFITALLVVVTMSSMSLEARHLLQTTSQQPNLPSIPTLPKPTTTLPPLPSIPTLPQASLPPLPVPTTIPSLPKLTMPPLPTFPTNIPSLNIPPLPSVTSLPNIPTSIPTTFPSIPFFLSTTFFNI is encoded by the coding sequence ATGGCCTCAACCAAATCCTTCATCACTGCTTTACTTGTTGTTGTGACAATGTCAAGCATGAGTCTAGAAGCTCGCCATCTTTTGCAAACAACCTCACAACAACCAAATTTGCCTAGCATTCCCACTTTACcaaaaccaacaacaacattGCCACCTTTGCCTTCAATTCCAACATTGCCTCAAGCAAGTCTTCCACCATTGCCAGTGCCAACTACCATTCCATCTCTTCCTAAGCTTACTATGCCACCACTTCCTACCTTTCCTACAAATATTCCATCCCTTAACATTCCACCATTGCCATCAGTCACTTCACTTCCCAACATTCCAACCTCAATCCCAACCACTTTCCCCTCCATCCCATTTTTTCTCTCCACCACCTTCTTCAACATCTAG